Proteins encoded by one window of Lactobacillus sp. ESL0684:
- the serS gene encoding serine--tRNA ligase, whose amino-acid sequence MLDIKVIRDNPDWAKKKLATRSIKPEQIDELIGIDADRRQSLNESEQLKAKRNTVSQKIAQAKRNQEDASAAIAEMRETGSQIKELDAKVNELTTRQNDILLRLPNFPDDSAPVGPDEDYNEEVRKWHEPTKLTFTPKAHWDIGTDLDILDWDRGAKVSGARFVYYKGAGALLERAVFNFFLDENTKAGYTEVIPPYLVNKESMQGTGQFPKFTEDVYTIVDNDDPEKELELTLIPTAEVPLVNYFRDEIIHEDRLPINVTALSPAFRSEAGSAGRDTRGLIRMHEFRKVEMVKVCKPEDSWEELDKLTHNAESLLQKLDLPYHVVALATGDASFTSAKTYDLEVWMPQQEKYREISSCSNCTDFQARRAQIRYRAEDGKLYLAHTLNGSGLAVGRTVAAILENYQNEDGTVTVPEVLVPYMNGMKKIVKQPSLI is encoded by the coding sequence ATGTTAGATATTAAGGTAATTCGAGATAATCCGGATTGGGCTAAGAAGAAGCTAGCTACGCGTAGTATTAAGCCTGAACAAATTGATGAATTAATTGGCATCGATGCTGATCGGCGCCAGAGTTTGAATGAAAGTGAGCAGTTAAAGGCTAAACGTAACACTGTTTCTCAAAAAATTGCTCAAGCTAAACGCAATCAAGAGGATGCCTCTGCGGCGATTGCAGAGATGCGTGAAACTGGCAGCCAAATTAAAGAGTTAGACGCTAAAGTTAATGAATTAACTACAAGGCAGAATGATATATTGCTACGTCTACCAAACTTTCCTGATGATTCTGCACCAGTTGGTCCTGATGAAGATTATAATGAGGAAGTTCGTAAATGGCATGAACCGACTAAATTGACTTTTACACCAAAAGCACATTGGGATATCGGAACTGATTTAGATATTTTAGACTGGGATCGTGGAGCAAAAGTTTCTGGTGCACGCTTTGTCTACTATAAAGGTGCCGGTGCATTATTAGAGCGTGCAGTTTTTAACTTCTTTTTGGATGAAAATACCAAAGCTGGTTATACAGAAGTTATTCCTCCATATTTAGTTAATAAAGAATCAATGCAGGGAACTGGACAATTTCCGAAATTCACTGAAGACGTCTATACGATTGTTGATAATGATGATCCCGAAAAGGAATTAGAGCTGACATTAATTCCAACAGCAGAAGTACCATTGGTTAATTATTTCCGTGATGAAATTATCCATGAAGATCGTTTGCCAATTAATGTAACTGCCCTTTCTCCAGCTTTTAGAAGTGAGGCTGGTTCGGCTGGGCGTGATACGCGTGGTTTAATTAGAATGCATGAGTTTCGTAAAGTAGAAATGGTTAAGGTATGTAAGCCTGAGGATTCATGGGAAGAGTTAGATAAATTGACCCATAATGCAGAAAGCTTGCTCCAAAAACTAGATTTACCGTATCACGTTGTTGCACTAGCGACTGGGGATGCTAGTTTTACTAGTGCTAAAACTTATGATTTAGAGGTCTGGATGCCTCAACAAGAAAAGTATCGGGAGATTTCTAGCTGTTCGAACTGTACAGATTTCCAAGCACGGCGTGCGCAAATTCGTTACCGCGCGGAAGATGGTAAGCTGTATTTAGCACATACACTTAACGGTTCTGGACTAGCGGTTGGCCGGACAGTTGCAGCTATTTTAGAAAATTACCAAAATGAAGATGGTACAGTAACTGTACCGGAAGTTTTAGTCCCATATATGAATGGCATGAAAAAAATTGTTAAGCAACCAAGCTTGATATAA